The genomic window TctgttctccttcctccccctggcctgtgggcaggagcaggacccTGGACAATACAAGTCCCTGGCTCTGAACCGGCAGTTCCTGAGCATTCCTGCAGCTGCATTTGGTGTCTGTGAAAAGCTGGGTGTCTCCTCCTAGTTGGTTTTGGCACCAGTTTGACTTGTGGCTTTAGTTAAGTTCTTTATCTCCTCCTCGAGCATCCTGgttttctcctccagctcctcccgcGAGCGCTCCGCATTCACCAGCcgcagctccagctccccactcttcttcttctcctgctccagctcctggttCAGCCTCACCACTTTGGCCCACACTTCATAGTTTTCCTTCTGGAGGCTGTGAAGGGAAACAGGGCATGGaaggattggattggattggattggattggattggattggattggattggattggataAGGGCTGGGAAATCATTTGGCTCTCAGGGAGTCTGACCTCAGACTCCCTCAGCACCAAAACAAGCCAGAGGTACTGCCCTGAGCCCTTCAGTGGCCACATAACTTGATCCAATCAATAAATGTGATACCTGTGTATTGATAATGGGATAACAACATGTGGGGCTGATGGTTACAGCCAATGGTGTAATAATGTTGTGGTGACTTCTGGAGAGCCTGATGGTCCAATGGCGTGCTAATAGCAGGAATTATGACAGGAATTATGCAAAGGCCTGCAGGAACACTGTAGTGCCGCTGAATGATGTGTAAGAGCTATGGAGCATTGATGTTGGAATAATACACCCACAGCTCATGCAGTATCACTTTTCAGACACATCAGTTTTGCACATCAATTTTCAGACAGCCTGTTCAATGCTGTATTTTATCTCTAATCACTGCTCAATGCTGTATTTTATCACTCATCACTGCTATGACATCCTGCACAACACTGCTGGTGAATGCTGTGTGCAGTGTTTGCTGCCACAGCAcgagctgctccctgcagttACCTCTCAATCTGCCCCTCGTAGTTGCTCCTCTGCGCCTCCAAATCTTTCTCCAGCTTGTGGATCACGCCTTGCAGGAcctccctgctgtcctgctcgggtctggggtcctcagcagggctgctggcgGGACTGGCAGGTTCCTTTGGCTCGTGGCAGGGGCTGAAGCAGGGCAGGAATTCCTTCTcggaggtgctgctggcagggctggggctggaggcgCTGCCCTCGCCGCTGCCCTCGCCGCCGCCCTCGCTGCTCTCTGCCACGCTGTCACCGGCTGCAGCCCTGTGGAGGTCCAGCAGCTTGAAGAGATCATGGGACAACGTTCTCTTGTGTCCATCACAGGCCACGGGGCGCGGGCCGCTCTTCCAAAGGTCGCTGGCCAGGACAtcattcctgtccctgctgcccttctcccCCGGAGCAGCCAGGAAGGATTTCCTCGTGGGTAAGGTCTGGGTTCTTTTCCTTGGCTGCGTTTTCCATGCTCCCAGCATGTCCGTGGGCTCCGTGTCCTCCCTGGGGACGCTTGAGAgggcagctgggccaggggtGCTGCTGGAATTGGGGTGATCCCTCCGgaaaacagagccctgggggAGACAGGGCACAGCCACTGCTTTACAAAAAGCACACTAGAACGTGCTGGGGGAATGGCCACACTTTCCCATTAAAAACCCACTTCGAATCGCACCACATTCACCATTTCTGCAGGGATCCCTTTGAAGAAAAGCCTTTAATCCTCAATGTTTTCCcctcagcagcctgagctggaaaggTTTCATGTGCTCAGCTGTTCGGCCACAAAGCTTTGGGAGTTTTCACAGTCCCCAGAACAGCAGATTTTCCACAGGAAAGTGGAAAGTTTATCTACATCATTTTCCTGATGTAAATATTCCAGGGGTGACAAACACAGTTTTTTAACCTATAAATAGCAAGTGCTTCTAGGGCTCGCTGACCTGTCAGAGCCTGCCACTATTAACCACACGTTTAATGAACGTCGgttaatttgtttatttatccCCCTGGGGATAAATCCAGCCTTACCATCTGCCTTTGGGTGGAGCCTCTGGGgtcctctgcagctccccagcccacGGAGCTGCGAGGGACAGGAGCTTTCTTCTCATTCTGTGGGGCAGGTGGGGAGGGAGGCACATCCTTGGAGGGGGGAAAGAGCTTCTCGTGATCACTGATCATCACAGTCATCACCTTCTGCACCTGGGGCGtgcctggaggaggcagagacGGTCAGGGGCAACGCCAGGGCCTCCGGATCCCTCCCACCCCTTTGGCTTTTCTGGTGTCTGAAATGGAGATGGAACAGAAAACAAGGAGCGGGACCataaagccaaataaaataaaatggcttTGTGGAAAATTCTCAAAACCTGACAGAAGGCTCACATCTCTATGCAAACCTTAAGATAAAAAATACTGActtaaaaataccataaaataAGACAAACATcgttgaaaaaaaattaaactaaaaacaagtttcaaaaAATAGCATTACAAATAAGGctaaatactattttaaaaactagaactataaaaaatacattataataAGACccacaaaaagtaattttaaattattaactCTAAAACATTCATTTACAACATAGTTTAACTAAAActaataaaccaaaaaaacactTATAATATATTGTCAGTAAAAAATAGTGAACTTGTAATTGTAATAACACAAATTATAACATCTATATTATCTCACTCTTCACATAAgactaaaaatagaataaaaatttttaaaacaactctCAGTAACCCCATcactaagtaaaaaaaatatatataatccAACATAAAAGGAGTACCCACATCTCTCTGAGTTTCCTCTGCTCCCCCCAAAAGATTTTACACcttcctgctctgagcagcacagagatggCCTCACCCAATCCCTGAATCTGCTGAACTCCAGGAGGGGAGTTTTTGTCACTTTGTCACTTCCTCAGGGGGTTTTGTCACCACAAACACATTTACAGCCCAACAAACACACGGCTTGGCTCTGCCCTGCGCCCAGGCACATTTCTGCCTTGCTTTCAGCAGAAAATCTTCCATTCTGAGGCTGTGGATGCAGCTCGGGATTTCCAGGCCAGATGTTCCCACGGCAGTGAGTTTCTCCTTTTACCTCTCATGATAACTGCAGGGTCCTCCATCCTGGGCCTGATCAGGTTCACCCCAATCACTGTGGCCAAGTTGTCCACACTCATCTTGTTGACGCTGGAGTTCAGCTGGATTTCATAGAGAAACCTGCCAGAATTCCACAGCGGATATTTCACATTTCAGAGACGGCAGATGGCAAAAAGTCCTGCTGAAAAAACCCTGATTCATCCTCCCAGCTCTTCCTCTCAGTCACAAGGACAGAAACACTCGGGCTCAGGGCTGAACTGGTACCAGAATAAAAAGCACCAtgtgaggagctgctccccTTAGGAACAGAtcagaagggaagggaatcCTCTCATCAAATCTCCACCCAGGCTGGGTGAAACCAGAAGCTTTTGGTGCACAAGGCTTTTGTCCAGGAAAGCTACACCTGGTTTTAATTCCCAGGTTTTCATTCCCAGGGTGATTAATGAGTGAGTTTGAGGGTGGTGATTCGTGCTCAGGGGGTTTATCCCGGGGGCTGAAATTCTCCTCTACAAAAATCAGGACCTGGTGACTCAAAGGGAAGCAAAGCACAGCTTAAGGAGGCTCTGCCCGGAGGGGTCATCCTTGGGGGTGACATTTCTGCTCCCCACCaccaaacctgagctgcccatGCCTCGTGCAGAGCACTGACCTGCAGATGTAGCTGAGGAGGTTGTAGTTGTCTCTGGGGAGGAGGGACAGCTGCTTCAGGAGCTCCTGGTGTCCCTGGATGGTAAAaaacagctccaggagggttcACAGGACCCCGGAACTGCTCCTGGTCACTCCAGCCGTGCCTGGGTGGGGTCTCCTCCTGGACACTCCACCAGCCCCAGGCCAgtggggtgtccccagccctggcagagtTCCAAACACGTGTGGTGGCACTcgggggcagggctgggtggtgAGTTGATGATCTCGGGGATCTTTTCCAAGCTTAGTCATTCCAAGACTCTGGCTCTCCTGGCATTTGCTCCCCTCGGAGCTCCATCTCTCCCTGGAATATTCTGCAGGGCTCAGCaaggaggggcagcaggagcagggtcccttccagcccagcccgtGTGGGATGAGCTCTGGGAAGAGCTGATCCTGCCTCATCTCCTCCAGTGTCTTGTGGGCATTCGGGACATTTTTAACCCCAAATAGAAGCAGGAATTTAAGCTTGAAAATTCACAAACCCACGTGGCCAAATTGGGAAACCCCACTGGCTTTGGGGGAgagtttttcattttcattttttccctttttctctccccagatTCCAAAGCTCCGTGGCTGACACTGCTGTGTGCCTTTGCCCTTTCCAGCTCACAGCGTGCCCTGGCACCGAAACTGATTTTAAGGCCggcaggaggaaaacaaaagcaccTGTACCTTTGTCTCATCAGCCTCCAGAGCCTGCCCACAGAGCAGGAAATCCTCATACTGCAGCCAGGGCACCACGGGCTCCGGCAGCTCCCGCAGGTACAGCTTGAGCAGGGAGGCCACGGTGTGGACATcggtgtccctgcagggcaaGGGACGCTCAGAGGCAGCGGGTGCCCAGgaggctctgccccagctctgcctgggcacagggagctgggcaaGGGGGGGCCACGGCAGCCTGGGGGCACCCACAGCCAGGGGATGAGCTGAAGACTTGATGGCACCATCCCCAGGGTGGCAGGAGGGTGGCAGGTGCCAGTGTGCACACCTGGGCTCAGCTGGGGTGGCAGGAATTCACTGCCAGGGCCCCCAAAGCCAAGCTTTGAGCAAGCACAAAGCCACAGGCTCAGCTTTACCCGGCTGTCCTTCCCTTGGGCATGCTGGAGCCTGGCAGGCAGagcctgctctggctgctccatCACCCTGGCACGGCTTGGGCACAGCTTTGGGCACAGCTTTGGCACAGTTCTGGGCACAGCTTTagcacagctcagggcacagcTTGGGCACAGCTTTGGCACAGCCTTGGGCACAACTTTAGCACAGCTTTGGGCACAGGTTTGGGCATGGCTTTGGCATAGCTTTGGGCACAGCTTTGGCACAGCTTAGGCACAGCCTTGGCACAGTTCTGGGCCCAGCTTTGGGCACGGTTCTGGGCCCAGCTTTGGGCACGGCTTCAGCACAGCTTTGGGCTTGGCTTTGGGCATGGTTTTGGCACAGCTttgggcactgcaggagccaAAGCCaacagcagctgccctggcaggacCCAGGGATTGTTtcaacctccctgctctgctctgggaacctaaaatcactttttttccccccacatttAACgagtgggagctgcagctctggagcaccACCCTGGCTCTTGTCATTGCATTCACAGGGGTGGAGAACCCAGGAAAAGGGAGCAAAACCTTTCTCCCAGCTCCCCATTCCAAGCAAAACCTTTCTCCCATCTCTCAttccctccccagagcctcccCAGGATTTCAGAGCAGGGTCGTGGCTGATGATCTTGGGGATCTTTCCCAGACTTTCCCTGGCTCTGGTTCTCCTGGCGTTtgctgccctgggagctccATGTCCCTGTGGGATGTTCTGCTGGGACAGATGTTTGCAGCTTTGCAGCGTTGTATTTACGTCCTGTCAAGGGGACACTGTCAAGACCACGGGCCTCTAATCTGACCTACCTTGATGTGGCTAAACTCTGATAAACTTCAAGCAAAACCCCCCAGCTCAATTATTTTTAGGACCGGTTGGGGCTGTaaaatactgatatttttaCAAGCACACATAAACACAGAGGGACTTTTTCAGAGCCGTGCTTTTGTAGCACCTACCAGTATCCTCCACCGGGCACCCTGggtgcctgggctgcagcagcagcagtgtcctGACACTGCCCCctccacccagccctgcctgtgggcTTTGCCTTCTTTCCAGGAATCTCATCCAAGCACCCTCTGACTCCGTTTTTGTGGTTCCTCCTGGATCCCCTCTCCTCATCAAGCCTTTCTGGAAGGttcctgctgaattccctctccTTAAGCCCTTCTGGAAGGTTCCTGCTGAATTCTTTCTCCTCAAGCCCTTCTGGAAGATTCCTGCTGGATCCCCTCTCCTCCTGGAGCCCGGCTGGAGGGTTCATGGCTCCTGCAAGGCTCTGGGGGTGGCCCTGGCTGGTTTTcccgggatttggggctggggcagggggagcagcatCACCTGTGGAAGGAGGGTCTCTCCCCGGCGTCGAAGGCGTCGCGGAGCTGCCGGACCAGGTTGTCCTGGCCGGGCAGGCGGAAGATCCCCTCCTCAGCCATGCCGTGCTCCCGGATGAACTCGGCGCTCTTCTGCACCACGATGGGCACCAGGTGCTGCCCGAATTTCTGCTCGTGGGCCATGGtctgtgccaggcactgcccaaacactgctggggacagggcaccgcagcacagctcagctcaagGTTTGGCTTTTGTGTTTTCCACATGCTGTGCTGTGTTGGTGTGGAACTCTAAACTCCGTATGAAGTGTTAGCGAGTTCTCCTCGCAGCTCAGTCAGACAAAACCATCCCTTTCCAGCCCACAACCAAGGACCATTGCAGCTTTGGGCCCAAGAAGTGCAAACAACAGCGAACTGGGGagccagggagagctcagagccccttccagggcctgaaggggctccaggagagctggagaggggctggggacaaagacgggacacagggaatggctttcaGCTGAAGGAGGAGATATTTGGCTGGGaaattgggaaggaattcccagctgggagggtggggaggccctggcacaggtccATGGCTGGGTGACCCAGAGCAAAGGGGGCAGAAAGGATGGAATTCACacaattcacagaattcacagaaagGATGGGCTGGGCAAGAAAAGGCAGGGGAAAAGCAAAGTGAGGATTTTGGCAGGtgaaaaccagcatttttttcaagGCTTTATCCCTGAAAGGGACTTTTTCTCGAGAACATTTTCAGGCTCAGAAAGGAGGTTGAAGAAGAAGATGGAGCCAGCCCAGAAAAGTTCATCCCTGGCTCTCCTCAGCACTGCCCCTGTTTGGAAGGGCCAAATGGGGGAAAGTCCCCCATTTTCCAGGGATTTCTGGGCCAAACCCTGGGCcagaagagctgcagggcacagccccctgtccctgtctccttTTACCTCCCGAGGCCGAGCCCAGCGCCCTCCGGATGGATTTCACCCACTCCTCCATCTCAGCCTGGGAGCTGGCCATGAGCACGCAGGGGTCCTGCGCTGCCCGGGGCTGCTCGCCTGCCAGCCCTGCAAAAACACATTTACAGAGCAGAAAAACTCATTTAGAGAGCAGAAGAAACTCAtttacagagcagaaaaagaacacatttacagagcagaaaaagcacatttacagagcagaaaaaatacatttacagagcagaaaaaaaaactatttaaaagcagaaaagacatttaaagaggagaaaagactCATTTAAAGAGCAGcattcttgttgttttttttgttaaatggTCCTGGCTCCGAATTTCCCCGTTAAACCTGCAGGGGAAGAAGAGTTTGGACATTTCCCACCTTGAGATCTGCAGGGAAGgaacagaaactgctgcagctgcagcttggCAGATAATTCTGGTTtggggcaaatttgggagaaaacttTTGGAAACACCACAGGCAGGTGTGAGCTGCCAGTGCTTTTTTGGGTGCGAGAGAACCACGGGAGAAGCGTTTTCTCTTGTAAAAAAAGTCTCCACAACATTAACAAAAAGGACTTCTCTCCCTAAGAAGGCTGAAAAAAGACCACTTTAAAGGTAATCAGCTGACTgaaattttaagttttgtttctttacgttgtcattgaggaaaaaaaaatagtggggAGAGGAGAAGTATTCTGAAACTTTTGTTTCAGATTATTAATTCtgataattatattatattattataatattattatatataattctgttataatattattttattattatatataatgaTATTATATAAGTATTAATTCAGATTATTAATTCAATATTAATTCTGAAACTTTTGTTTCAGaattcttatttcttatttttcaaatatgatgggaagggaagggaagggaagggaagggaagggaagggaagggaagggaagggaagggaagggaagggaagggaagggaagggaagggaagggaagggaagggaagggaagggaagggaagggaagggaagggaagggaagggaagggaagggaagggaagggaagggaagggaagggaagggaagggaagggaagggaagggaagggaagggaagggaagggaagatgccctggggattttgggtggccagcccagcccaagaGCACGAGTGGGGCGTCCTCACCTGGGATGATTTCAAAGATGAATTTCCCCCCTTCCTCCGGGTTGGTGGCCAGCACGTTGACGGAGCTCCCCTGGAGGGACAGGCAGCCCTaggacagagcagagccccTGAGTGCCACCCGTGCCAGGCCAGCGTGGCACCCGGGGGGGAACCTTGCCCTCCCACGCCAGGCAGGAGGTCATTTATACAGATATGTGGACAGATATACTCTTGTATAGATATAAATGTACAGATATACTCGAGTATATATAAGTAAATATACAGATGTACTCGagtatatatagaaatatacaCATATACTTGTGTATAAATAATATACAGATATACTCgtgtatatatgtaaatatacaGATATACTCGAGTATATATATAGAAACATACAGATGTACTCgagtatatataaatatacagatGTACTTGtgtatatatagaaatatacaGATATACTGCcggctgctctgggaatcccCTCCCGGCCCTCCCCAACCCCCTCCCCAATCCCTCACCGATCCCATCCCCAGTCCCCTCCTGACCCTCCCCAATCCCTCCCGACCCCCCCAGACCCTCCCAAGTCCCTGCCCCGGGCTCTCCCGGGGGGCACCCGCAGCTCCCCGCCCTGCACCCCCGGTCTCGGGGCTGGCCTGGCCCCACCTGCGGCTtggcctcgtcctcgtcctTGTAGTAGAGGAGGTGCTGCCCGCGGAGCACGAAGAAGCGCAGCTGCCAGTTCTTGACGATGGAGCGCTGCTTGCgcagccagcccagcttcaGCGGCCGCGGCTGCTCCGCGCCCGGCACCGCGCTCTGCACCGCGCTCTGCACGCTGCGGGAACGggctgcggggacagggacagcggtgggacagggacagcggtgggacagggacacgggctgcggggacagggacagcggtgggacagggacagcggtgggacagggacacgggctgcggggacagggacagcggtgggacagggacagcggtgggacagggacacgggctgcggggacagggacagcggtgggacagggacagcggtggggacagggacacgggctgCGGGAGCGggctgcggggacagggacagcggtgggacagggacaggcgtgggggacagggacagggctgcggggacagggacacagcggtggggacagggacacgggctggggacagggacaggggtgtgggacaggagagggctgtggagacagggacaggggaatagggacagggacagggctgcggggacagggacacagtggcggggacaaggacagggctTTGGGGACCCATCACAGGGCTgcggggacagcgacaggggtgtggggacaggacacgggtgtgggacagggacatgggctggggacagggacaggggtgtgGGACAGAAGAGTGCtgtggagacagggacaggggtgtggggacagggacagggctgggaacagggacacagcagtggggacagggacagggctacggggacgggacagggacaggggtgtgggacaggaacagggcggtgggacagggacaggtgtgtggggacagggacacggcggtggggacagggacagggctacggggacagggacagggacagggcttcggggacacagcacagggctgcggggacagggacagcagtggggacagggacaggggtgtggggacaggacacaggtgtggggacagggacacaggtgtggggacagggacagcagtgggacagggacaggtctggggacaggacacagcagtggggacaaggacaggggtGTGAGGATAGGGACATGGCAGGGAGACACTGGGTATGGGAACACTGGGTATGaggacagagggacactggGTAtagggacagggggacaccgTATGGGGACACTGGACATGGAGACATGCAGACAggtgtggggacacagggacacgggacactGTATGGGGACACTGGatatggggacaggggacactctGTGGGaacacagggacactgtggggacagagggacacagggacagagggacacacattggggacagggacacggggacaaagggacacagagtggggacagagggacacggggactggggacacagtgtggggacagagggacacggggacagaaGGACacagtgtggggacagagggacacaggacagGCTCTCGGCCCCTGCTCTGCCGCGAGCTCTGGCCCCAGTTTGCAGAGGAAGTGGCTGCAGTGGCTGCCAGTGTGAGCTTCCTTTTTCCTGCGTGGGAGCAATTGCCTCgcaagtgagaaaaaaatcatttctggggctggtttttttttttttttttttttttttttttaatggcattgTGTGGGGTTTGCGtcctccctggagcagcagcgaCAGCAGAGTGACCCAAAAGCTTTGGAGGCCCCAGTTCAGCCCTAGGGTGGTGCCAGTGGGGCAGAACTGACATTTCTGGGGCTGGAAAGTCTCCAAGGATGTAGAAACACCAGCATGGGTTTGgcgctgggcagagcagcatcCCTGTCACCTGCTTGCCTGGCCCCACTGGTGACATCCCCAAATGCCTCTGGGACAGCCAAGGCCTGGCAGGGGTCACTTCCAGGGGGGATTTTTGCCTCTGCAGCCCCCCCAGAGGCAGCCCAGCTGGGCAGAGTTTGCTTTGATGGCTGCAAGGCATAAACAAAGCGGTGACTGCAGGGAGCGGGGGCTGCACGTGGTGACTCCCTGAGCTGGAACCccctgtgcaggcagggctcCAGTCCTCACTCCAGGGGTGCCCCCACTTCCCctcccaaaaccccccagaGCAAGGAGCCCCTGGGGTGGTGCCCCCTGAGCGTTTCCTGCACCAACGGCCTCTGGGGTTGGGCATTTCCTGCAAaacctcctcccccagcagggagagctgcccctgtcctgctgccctcGCCCCAAAATCAGGAGTCAGGAGAGGGGGCCACAGTGGCCACCACTGGCCAGAGCCTTGTCCTGGGCAGGAGCCCCCCTGGCACCCCCATTGCTGGGAACTGGCagtaaaaaaacaccaaaagagCTTCGGCAGGGAAtttctgtttcactgaaatCAGTTTCTTTGCAGTTCTCCAAACGCTGCCACAGGCAGGCTAGGGCGAGCAGGGGGAAGTGTCCCCGGGCCACGAGGAGCCAGGGAGGGCGGTGGCAATCTGCAAATATTGCAAACATCTGCAAATGTGACTTTCACATTTCTGCAAATGAggccacagcagccctggaggcaGCACAAGCACACAAATTCACACAAACTCACACAAACTCACAGAAATTCATACAAAGTCAcgctctcccagcagctggaagctgCCAGGGCTTTCATCAC from Vidua macroura isolate BioBank_ID:100142 chromosome 28, ASM2450914v1, whole genome shotgun sequence includes these protein-coding regions:
- the ARHGAP25 gene encoding rho GTPase-activating protein 25 isoform X1; amino-acid sequence: MSLKLPRNWDFNLKMDAAKIARSRSVQSAVQSAVPGAEQPRPLKLGWLRKQRSIVKNWQLRFFVLRGQHLLYYKDEDEAKPQGCLSLQGSSVNVLATNPEEGGKFIFEIIPGLAGEQPRAAQDPCVLMASSQAEMEEWVKSIRRALGSASGAVFGQCLAQTMAHEQKFGQHLVPIVVQKSAEFIREHGMAEEGIFRLPGQDNLVRQLRDAFDAGERPSFHRDTDVHTVASLLKLYLRELPEPVVPWLQYEDFLLCGQALEADETKGHQELLKQLSLLPRDNYNLLSYICRFLYEIQLNSSVNKMSVDNLATVIGVNLIRPRMEDPAVIMRGTPQVQKVMTVMISDHEKLFPPSKDVPPSPPAPQNEKKAPVPRSSVGWGAAEDPRGSTQRQMGSVFRRDHPNSSSTPGPAALSSVPREDTEPTDMLGAWKTQPRKRTQTLPTRKSFLAAPGEKGSRDRNDVLASDLWKSGPRPVACDGHKRTLSHDLFKLLDLHRAAAGDSVAESSEGGGEGSGEGSASSPSPASSTSEKEFLPCFSPCHEPKEPASPASSPAEDPRPEQDSREVLQGVIHKLEKDLEAQRSNYEGQIESLQKENYEVWAKVVRLNQELEQEKKKSGELELRLVNAERSREELEEKTRMLEEEIKNLTKATSQTGAKTN
- the ARHGAP25 gene encoding rho GTPase-activating protein 25 isoform X2; translation: MSLKLPRNWDFNLKMDAAKIARSRSVQSAVQSAVPGAEQPRPLKLGWLRKQRSIVKNWQLRFFVLRGQHLLYYKDEDEAKPQGCLSLQGSSVNVLATNPEEGGKFIFEIIPGLAGEQPRAAQDPCVLMASSQAEMEEWVKSIRRALGSASGVFGQCLAQTMAHEQKFGQHLVPIVVQKSAEFIREHGMAEEGIFRLPGQDNLVRQLRDAFDAGERPSFHRDTDVHTVASLLKLYLRELPEPVVPWLQYEDFLLCGQALEADETKGHQELLKQLSLLPRDNYNLLSYICRFLYEIQLNSSVNKMSVDNLATVIGVNLIRPRMEDPAVIMRGTPQVQKVMTVMISDHEKLFPPSKDVPPSPPAPQNEKKAPVPRSSVGWGAAEDPRGSTQRQMGSVFRRDHPNSSSTPGPAALSSVPREDTEPTDMLGAWKTQPRKRTQTLPTRKSFLAAPGEKGSRDRNDVLASDLWKSGPRPVACDGHKRTLSHDLFKLLDLHRAAAGDSVAESSEGGGEGSGEGSASSPSPASSTSEKEFLPCFSPCHEPKEPASPASSPAEDPRPEQDSREVLQGVIHKLEKDLEAQRSNYEGQIESLQKENYEVWAKVVRLNQELEQEKKKSGELELRLVNAERSREELEEKTRMLEEEIKNLTKATSQTGAKTN